Proteins from a genomic interval of Corynebacterium freiburgense:
- a CDS encoding heavy metal translocating P-type ATPase, producing the protein MSDGCCCSIDETNGQQSSISSEKAPSLWRDVGFLCSIISGALWLPGALIEWLGLGEWPIWIYGVALLVGAYTFVPKALRRLVRQRGLRRLGIGLLMTIAAVGAVFLGHVGEAAALAFLFSISETLEERAMRRARRSLSSLLALIPDTAQVIRLGKQQEIPVKDIVEGEILVIGAGERIPTDGVVVTGKTSVNNSALTGESIPIEVEPNSPILAGAINGAGVITVRATARGEDNSLTQIVHLVEQAQANKGTRARLADRIAAPLVPIILVVACAIAGFGFVIGQPELWIERALVVLVAASPCALALAVPVTVISAIGAASKLGVVFKSGAAFEEFGTIRTVVFDKTGTLTQNRPEVVSVHTCPGFSREQVCEAAAALEIQSKHPLADAVVAQVGRIPLADQVVELSGFGLQGLVNRQKVRVGSPRWIESTELEHQIHSMTTQGMVVIVVEIENTVAGLLGIRDELRPEVSEVISTLHQQGLTTVMLTGDHKETAQTLAAQAGITTVYAEQLPATKAERITELRAQQPTAMLGDGTNDAPALAAATIGIAMGATGTAAAVESADIAFTGTDLRLFPKALAHARRGRAIMVTNIALALLIILGLFPLALFGILGLTSVVLIHEIAEVVIILLGMQAAKTPQSFAKSGATASEPTALVSS; encoded by the coding sequence ATGAGTGATGGTTGTTGCTGCAGTATCGACGAGACAAATGGGCAGCAGTCTTCGATCTCTTCTGAGAAGGCTCCGTCTCTTTGGCGCGATGTAGGTTTCCTCTGTTCAATAATTTCTGGTGCGCTATGGTTGCCTGGTGCACTTATTGAATGGCTGGGGCTGGGGGAATGGCCTATTTGGATATACGGTGTTGCGCTATTGGTTGGCGCCTACACGTTTGTGCCAAAGGCGTTACGACGTCTCGTCCGTCAACGTGGGCTGCGGCGCTTAGGTATTGGTTTACTTATGACTATCGCTGCAGTAGGTGCGGTATTTTTAGGCCATGTGGGTGAGGCGGCAGCATTAGCATTTCTTTTCTCAATTTCAGAAACGCTCGAAGAACGAGCAATGCGGCGGGCACGCCGTAGTTTATCGTCATTGCTTGCTTTAATTCCCGATACTGCGCAGGTAATCCGACTTGGTAAACAACAGGAAATCCCAGTAAAAGACATTGTGGAAGGGGAAATCCTGGTTATTGGTGCAGGTGAGCGGATTCCAACTGATGGGGTAGTAGTTACCGGAAAAACATCAGTAAATAATTCCGCACTTACTGGCGAATCAATTCCGATTGAAGTGGAACCTAATTCGCCGATACTTGCTGGCGCAATCAATGGTGCTGGAGTTATTACGGTTCGTGCCACCGCCCGAGGTGAGGATAATTCCTTGACCCAAATCGTCCATTTAGTTGAGCAAGCACAGGCGAATAAAGGTACTCGAGCCCGTCTTGCTGATAGAATCGCTGCGCCTCTCGTTCCAATTATCCTGGTAGTAGCTTGTGCTATTGCGGGATTTGGTTTTGTTATTGGGCAACCTGAATTATGGATCGAACGTGCATTGGTGGTTCTTGTAGCCGCGTCACCATGCGCATTAGCTCTTGCTGTTCCGGTAACAGTAATTTCTGCTATCGGTGCTGCAAGCAAGCTTGGTGTGGTTTTTAAATCGGGCGCTGCATTTGAAGAATTCGGCACGATTCGCACAGTTGTTTTTGATAAGACAGGCACGCTTACCCAAAACCGTCCCGAAGTAGTTTCCGTACATACGTGCCCCGGCTTTAGCCGCGAACAAGTTTGTGAGGCGGCTGCCGCGTTAGAAATTCAAAGTAAACATCCGCTTGCCGACGCTGTGGTGGCCCAGGTTGGCCGTATCCCATTGGCTGACCAGGTGGTCGAGCTTTCTGGCTTTGGGCTCCAAGGTCTGGTGAACCGTCAGAAGGTTCGCGTAGGTAGTCCACGCTGGATCGAATCTACTGAACTGGAACATCAGATTCATTCCATGACTACACAAGGAATGGTCGTTATTGTCGTGGAAATCGAAAATACAGTCGCCGGATTGCTTGGTATCCGTGACGAACTTCGACCCGAAGTATCGGAAGTTATTTCAACACTGCATCAGCAGGGATTGACCACTGTCATGCTTACTGGTGACCACAAAGAAACCGCACAAACACTTGCCGCACAAGCGGGGATCACCACTGTATACGCTGAACAACTTCCCGCTACAAAAGCTGAACGAATTACCGAATTGCGGGCGCAACAACCCACAGCAATGCTTGGCGATGGAACAAATGATGCCCCCGCCCTGGCGGCCGCCACAATCGGTATTGCAATGGGTGCCACCGGTACGGCTGCAGCAGTGGAATCTGCTGATATTGCATTTACCGGAACCGACTTGCGACTCTTTCCAAAAGCCTTGGCACATGCCCGCCGCGGTCGAGCCATTATGGTCACCAATATTGCTTTAGCATTATTGATTATTCTTGGGCTTTTCCCACTCGCGCTCTTTGGGATCCTTGGTCTTACAAGTGTGGTACTGATCCACGAAATTGCTGAAGTGGTAATTATCCTTTTAGGGATGCAAGCGGCTAAAACGCCGCAATCATTTGCAAAGAGCGGAGCAACCGCCTCAGAACCTACCGCGCTTGTATCCTCATAA
- a CDS encoding ribose-phosphate diphosphokinase, which produces MTANWIDNQKNLMLFSGRAHPELSEAVAKELGTDLTPMTARDFANGEIFVRFEESVRGCDAFVLQSHTQPLNKWLMEQLLMIDALKRGSAKRITAILPFYPYARQDKKHRGREPISARLVADLLYTAGADRIVSVDLHTDQIQGFFDGPVDHMHAMPILTDYIKSKYELNNICVVSPDAGRVKVAEKWANTLGDAPLAFVHKTRSVDVANQIVANRVVGDVSGKTCVLLDDMIDTGGTIAGAVGVLRDAGAADVIIACTHGVFSGPARERLSECGAKEVITTDTLPQSTEGWENLTVLSIAPLLAKTIHEIFENGSVTDLFEGQA; this is translated from the coding sequence ATGACTGCCAACTGGATTGATAACCAAAAGAACCTCATGCTTTTTTCGGGACGCGCACACCCGGAATTAAGTGAGGCTGTGGCAAAGGAGCTCGGCACCGACCTGACTCCTATGACTGCCCGCGATTTTGCTAATGGCGAGATCTTTGTACGCTTCGAAGAATCCGTCCGTGGTTGCGATGCATTCGTCTTGCAATCCCACACCCAACCATTGAATAAGTGGTTGATGGAGCAATTGCTTATGATCGACGCACTCAAGCGTGGTTCCGCAAAGCGTATTACCGCCATCCTGCCGTTCTATCCGTATGCACGTCAGGATAAAAAGCATCGCGGACGCGAGCCCATTTCCGCACGTCTAGTGGCAGATTTGCTCTATACTGCTGGCGCCGATCGTATTGTTTCCGTAGACCTGCATACCGATCAAATTCAGGGCTTCTTTGACGGCCCTGTCGATCATATGCACGCTATGCCGATCCTTACGGACTACATCAAATCTAAATACGAACTCAATAATATTTGTGTAGTTTCCCCCGATGCTGGCCGCGTAAAGGTTGCAGAAAAATGGGCCAATACGCTTGGCGACGCCCCCTTGGCTTTTGTGCATAAAACGCGCAGTGTTGATGTGGCCAATCAGATCGTTGCCAACCGGGTAGTCGGTGATGTTTCCGGCAAAACCTGTGTGCTTTTGGATGACATGATCGATACTGGTGGCACGATTGCTGGCGCCGTTGGTGTACTTCGAGACGCCGGTGCGGCGGACGTCATTATTGCGTGTACTCACGGAGTATTTTCTGGCCCCGCCCGCGAACGTCTTTCCGAATGTGGCGCTAAGGAAGTAATTACCACTGATACGCTCCCCCAATCCACTGAAGGCTGGGAAAACCTCACGGTTCTTTCGATTGCCCCACTGCTTGCAAAAACCATTCATGAAATTTTTGAAAATGGTTCAGTGACTGATCTTTTTGAAGGCCAGGCATAA
- the glmU gene encoding bifunctional UDP-N-acetylglucosamine diphosphorylase/glucosamine-1-phosphate N-acetyltransferase GlmU, which yields MSHADSAVIILAAGAGTRMKSAIPKMLHKVVGRTMLGHALHAAAGVQPAHLITVVGHGRDQVIPAIEGTDVSSYGVSSVRIAVQEEQNGTGHAVACGLEQLPADFTGTVLVTTSDVPMLNSDTLEALLAEHDQKPRAAVTVLTAGVENPTGYGRIVRSADGEVLRIVEEKDANEDERAIQEINSGVYAFDATLLRHAVTQLDTDNAQGEFYLTDVVRIARDHDRIVRGHKLDDAALVAGVNDRVQLAAMNAEMNRRICEQHMRGGATIIDPNSTFIDVDVVIGQDVTILPGTQLQGTTVIANNCTIGPDTTLTNMTIHEGANVVRAHGSDSIIGANASVGPFTFIRPGTVVGEDGKLGGFVETKKAVIGRGSKVPHLTYVGDATIGEYSNIGASSVFVNYDGVHKHHTTIGSHVRTGSDTMFIAPVNVGDGAYSGAGTVIREDVPPGALVVSGGQQRNIEGWVQRKRPGTPAAEAAARALGEAEAPNTEG from the coding sequence ATGTCACATGCAGATTCTGCAGTTATTATCTTAGCGGCGGGCGCTGGCACTCGTATGAAGTCAGCAATTCCTAAAATGCTGCATAAGGTTGTTGGGCGTACCATGTTGGGCCACGCTTTACATGCCGCAGCGGGGGTACAGCCTGCTCATTTAATTACGGTTGTTGGTCATGGCCGTGACCAGGTTATTCCAGCCATTGAAGGCACTGATGTTTCTTCTTATGGAGTTTCGAGTGTTCGCATAGCAGTTCAAGAGGAACAAAACGGCACTGGTCATGCTGTGGCTTGCGGTCTAGAGCAATTGCCTGCAGATTTTACGGGAACCGTATTGGTCACTACCTCCGATGTACCAATGTTAAATTCCGACACACTTGAAGCTTTACTTGCAGAGCATGATCAAAAACCTCGAGCTGCTGTAACGGTGCTTACCGCCGGGGTGGAAAACCCCACTGGCTATGGGCGTATTGTGCGCAGCGCCGACGGCGAGGTATTGCGCATTGTTGAGGAAAAAGACGCCAATGAGGACGAACGCGCTATTCAGGAAATCAATTCCGGTGTATATGCGTTCGACGCCACACTGCTTCGCCATGCGGTGACACAATTAGATACCGATAATGCCCAAGGCGAGTTTTACCTTACCGACGTGGTGCGTATTGCACGCGATCATGATCGTATTGTTCGTGGACATAAGCTTGACGACGCCGCGCTCGTCGCTGGTGTAAATGATCGAGTACAGCTCGCCGCAATGAACGCTGAAATGAATCGGCGAATCTGCGAGCAGCATATGCGTGGCGGCGCAACCATTATTGACCCGAATTCCACTTTTATTGACGTCGATGTTGTAATCGGTCAGGATGTTACGATTCTCCCCGGTACACAACTTCAGGGCACTACGGTAATAGCCAATAACTGTACGATTGGCCCGGACACCACACTAACCAATATGACAATCCACGAGGGTGCAAATGTAGTACGCGCACACGGCTCAGATTCAATCATTGGTGCGAATGCCTCCGTGGGTCCCTTTACATTTATTCGCCCCGGCACTGTGGTGGGTGAAGATGGCAAGCTTGGTGGTTTTGTGGAAACCAAAAAAGCTGTTATCGGTCGCGGCTCCAAAGTTCCTCACCTCACCTATGTGGGGGATGCAACCATTGGCGAATACTCCAATATTGGAGCATCATCAGTTTTCGTCAATTACGACGGTGTTCATAAACATCACACAACTATTGGAAGCCATGTGCGAACGGGTTCTGACACGATGTTTATTGCACCAGTGAATGTCGGTGATGGTGCTTACTCCGGAGCAGGTACAGTAATCAGAGAAGATGTTCCCCCGGGGGCACTCGTGGTTTCCGGAGGACAACAGCGCAATATTGAAGGCTGGGTTCAGCGCAAGCGCCCTGGAACCCCGGCCGCCGAAGCAGCAGCCCGCGCCCTGGGTGAAGCGGAGGCACCGAACACGGAAGGTTAG
- a CDS encoding DUF5713 family protein: MEIPHDAIDSHVFLADMVDDPYYPQFLVAKGQEILLDVCRTIESLQPKNLDELYTITHQATEQFNDLDEELSAHDSEIETVARENIASDMLFIANAFGFEADIEELVAPRDW, from the coding sequence ATGGAGATACCTCACGATGCGATCGATTCGCACGTTTTCTTAGCTGACATGGTCGATGATCCATATTATCCGCAATTCCTGGTAGCCAAAGGTCAGGAAATCCTTTTGGATGTTTGCCGCACCATTGAGTCATTGCAACCGAAAAACCTTGATGAGCTTTATACAATAACGCATCAAGCTACCGAGCAGTTCAATGATTTGGATGAAGAATTGTCAGCCCATGATAGTGAAATTGAAACGGTTGCCCGTGAGAATATCGCCTCTGACATGTTATTTATTGCTAACGCATTCGGGTTTGAAGCTGATATTGAAGAACTAGTCGCGCCGCGCGATTGGTAG